TATAAAATCACttgatttattaaaactttgatttctaatttaattctgacttcttCCTCATTTGAATCTGAATCcaatttcaagtgtttattgaATACAAATTGCAATAGTAATTTTGGAAGCTAATCATAATGTTAGTTGTGTCATAATTTAGACACGTGATTATTCCAGACTCACTATACTTTCAGTTATTctattcagttattttattggGGTTCTAATGTGCCATTTgagtcaaaaagaaaaaattaatcaaTAGAGCGAATACATCAATTAAAAAGAATGCATTAACATTTAGTTACACAACTGATCAGCATGAAATACAAAACATAGAATaagaaaaacagttttgaaataaTTTCCAAGAGTCAGCATACCTGGCAAATAGAGAGACACACGGCAATCGTATGGGAAGTTCTGCTAACAAATGCTTCCTTGAATGTTTCCCCAATTCTCTTTAAATACCCAAATCATAACAAAACAATCATACATTtagcataataaaaacataaggTGACCTAAAAGCCATATCCTAACCTggggtaaaaaaacaacatctgacAAAGACCTTATCAGGGGCACAACTCACAGAATTTTCCTCAGATTTAAGATCTTTATTTTTGGTCTGTTCTAGTGGGACAGCAatataatttcaacatttataatgtgtttagaaaGAAACTTTCTTACTGAATTGCCtttacacagattttttttttttttaatttttttggcacTGATTCCACAAAGAAACCATTTTAGTTCTATTCACATATCTGCGATAAAGCAATGAACATGTTAATCTTGGCTTACCAATacttaacaatgtaaatctctTTAATGATGTTTGACTGTTTTCAAAAGATCAATTAAAAAGTTTCAATAGCTGAGGCTAACACAGTGGCTAATGGTAGAACTACATTTCTAGTGACAAAACAGCTTCTGATTACATTTAATAGAGGAAATCAGTTATGTATAGCACAATGATTTCACTGAGAACAGCAAcagcatttttatattacaaagtttgcatgttgtgtttgtttattggaGAAGTAACCTTATCACATCCATACCCAAGTTGTGGGCTCAAGCTTTTTCAAAGTTAATCAAAAGTTCTTCTTTCATCACTTATTATCTATATTGTTCTGGtcaataaaagaaaatgcattttaattaaaatgtgtaagACAGTAAGAAATCCAAAAGTCAGAAATTCCAACTGAAAGCTGACAAAGAATGAAGGTATAGAACCCAGTAGCAGTGTGGTAATGatccaaaaatataaacaaactatGAACTTAATTCAGGAcatgaaacaaaacataaacTTGCTTGATTGAGCTTGATTTGACAATAAACAATCACCTTAGAACATAAAACAAGGTATTGTCCTTCTTTAAATGACCCCAAAACATGGCAAGCATGAGGGCTTAAATACAAGAATATAGGGAACACATGACAAAAACCACTGACAGACGTGACATATCCAAAAtatgctgggttattattattattttattaatccaAATACTGGGTTCAGCCAATAGGGTCATTTTATTAGgtgtaactaagctgctggggTTACTTTTAatgatgggttatttttttctacccaaccaaTGGGTTGAGTCTGTCTCcgatgaaacaacccagctgctgagttacagcagctgggttgtccTTAACGAGACAATgtctctaaaataaataaataaaatatatacagttatgtaaaaaaaaaatggggacaccctattgaattccatgcttttctgtatcaggaaataataaaaaaaaaaatgacctggtCCTTGGCAgaccttaaaattaaaaaaataaagtaaaataaaacctcagatgaacaacatcacatgacataacactgtgtcataatttatttaacaaatataaagcTGAGATAGAAAAttcatgtgtgacaaagttactACACCCTATGATTCagttgcctgtagatccacttttagcagcaataacttaaAGTAATCATTTTCTATGTGACTTTACACTTGCTGATAGAGAGCCAGGATGGGGCACTTAATACATGACATGAAGCAAAACATTAACATGAATTTGGAGCTTGATTTGCCAATAAACAATAATCTGACATGTGGAACATGGAGCAGTGTGTCATCCTTCGTTACATGACCCCAAAACATGGCAAATATATAGAGGCTTACAAGACTGGGCTGGCACATGACAATAAACACCAATGACAGATAGACGTATGAGAGATATATATGATACAACAATGcgataactgaaataaaatcagtatgGTAAAGATGAGCTGCTTGTTCTCTCTTATAAAGTGAAATAATGTAACAAGCCACACATGAGGACATTTTACTGGACCTCACTACTCATAAATCGGGTTGGGTTAGCTGACATAAAATTTTTGAGAACTGGTATGTATTCCccatttacagtttttaatcaCATATTTTGATGGTCTTAAATGTAACTGGGATAGtagtatttctttttaaatatatgcttaaatttataaatacattttaacacaaGTGATCAAAACATCCTCAAATGTGatcattatgatttttcagtgaaaatgcatttatgtgCTTTTCTTCTGCTGAGCTCGTGTTTGGCCCTTTGTTTTGCATTGCCTGTGGTAAGTGTGATATTTGAAAGAGTTTGTTATAATACACTGTAAAGGTAATATACAGTTGTtgatttttaaatctgtttttcctAATGtctgattatttttcttatgttGTGTTCTCAGCCCCCACCAGATATAGTTGGCAATTACAGCACAGTCATGgatatttatttgttgtaaaGTTATTGTAATACGTTTCCAGTGTGATCACTGTCAGAAGTAGTGCTCTTTTATCATCTTACTTTCTGGTTGTTTCACTAAAGTTATGTTTTAGTATCAATATTTATTctcagtgttcattttattttatattttatttcattttacatctctgttttttcttttcttcattaTATTTTCCTCAAATGCATCAATGGAGAATGGAAGGACATTCCAGATATAAACAAAGGTAAGAACAATATTTTATCTTAtataatacttatatatattttgtttagaaatcaatatttttttaagcatatgTACTGTGAACTGAACAGTCTTGTGGTCTTAGGTTTAAATCTCAGAGAAGGAGACATCATGATGGTGAGTTCTGTTTGTTGCTCTTTGTACAATTACAATACTGGATAATTCAGTAGATCTGGTTCTATCATGATACTTAATCAATCTGTTTTAAAGCCGAATCAAAGGAGCGCCATTCTTGGGAATCAGTACCGGTGGAATATTTCTGTCCCCTATGAGCTGAATGTGGATCTCAGTAAGAAAACATGGATTTCTCACTTGCAGTTTAacaaatcaaaatttaattaactttttatttttatttatttattttattttatttttactagggatgcacgatattatcggactgatatcggaatcggccgataatgacttcaaatgtaaatatcggcatcggcccgatatgaaaaattatgccgatatgttttgccgataagatgaatatgttaactcacatgtgctaagggtgtgctagggattagatcacctcagcagtgtggctcattcttgaagcaaagttttgactgaatgaggagtagattcactgttttgtatcgctgcatttaaactgagaatacacatacagaatgatgcatagcaatagcacgtgcagtggcagcagcggctataggagaaagcgcgccgttgttccatttgggataatttactgttgcctgtttcatatccagtcactagatcgctaaatgcacattttaaatggttttatggtgctctttgttgtattttgaaacccaatggctgtgtttgcacatgacatgatctgcatttaaaataaaaagtaattacggcgcgcggtcagtgaattctctttcttcggcggcgcaacggcaaaacacactgttgctcatatgaaacatttttcgtgaatatgacacaagtgaggtacaaagcattctttataagttaaataattggttagcaggcaaatgttagtagcgaccatacttttggattcatgcagttcgagccaatacatttaaagccataagcggctgtgtgtcctgttttcccggttggtcacgaattgccacaaacttaataatatttatagtttcttttcacaaatcatcaccgtctcaccctttaatttcgcaggtttgttttcttgtcatttacttttaatccatgttgtcggatcatttatgcgggtaaactgcgtgtgggaaataaaagatttcgtggcaataaattaagaattcgttaatacgactttttaattcgttcccttattttacaaattaataaattaataaaacgtaggaacgaattaacaagttgtaggaaataattatgttcgtgtCCCGCAGCCCTGTCAGAGCGCAGTGCaccgtataaaataattagaaattataattaaacatgacttagtgactacatttctattactttctttccatgttgaatgcctttgtattgcagggctctagaatgatcaaaactgtcactttttttttttttttttttttaaatgtgcaagttaaaatttgacgtggtcgcactgctccatacagcgcgggttacagagttacaaagccgtggcatattcaggatttcactgatcacgcaaagagtagttttcgttgtgagcgcttcgggtgtagagcctggtttgtatttgtagtgtcagcacgagccaggtggtgacggcaaaaaggacgcgactattctggaaacgatggcggacggaggatttggttttcgagtagggtaaaagaccgcttgttaaaccagagaaggtaaacatgttggtattcttgtgcaaaaaaagtgtactgttttgccagttggtcacgaattgccacataacttaatatttttattttcccaaatcctcaccgtctcaccctttaatttcttaggtttattttcttgtcattcacttttaatccatgttttcgtatctcttactgtgataaattgcgggtgggaaataaaatatttcgtgggaataaattaacaattcattaatactacatattaattcgttccctcattttacaaattaataaattaataaatcataggaacgaattaagaaattgtagcaatgaattatgtcctgttcatgtcccgcaaagcaccctcacagtcacccagtttagttctacttttctgttttcgttttgaaatgttgtattcagattgcgaattcgaaagtgaaagcatccgaagttcggcttataacatagcaaaagtgaacttaatttacaaaattcagatcataaataatgctagtctactgatgaaaaagaagggattgaatgtaaaccactcattactatttatttaatcctaacgaATAAGTTATcgttaaaaactaactttccaaataaaatgatatatatcggtatcggtatcggtatcggccaaaatgagatgacaaaatatcggcatatcggatatcggcaaaaatccaatatcgtgcatctctaatttttacattttttatgtttttatgatgcttttgatTGTGGTTGTAAGTGTAAACTACAAAGGAGTCATTTTGAGAGCCTTTGAGCAGTTCAGACTGAAATCATGTATTGACTTTAAGCCCAGAACAGCAGAAGACATTTCTTACATCTCTGTGGAGAGTCGTGAAGGGTACAGTACACTGAGAAAAATGACTCATGACTCTGGTTCCAGTTAGCAATACACAAAATTAGTAATATATGATAACATACACTATACTATACTGAATGTATGAATGAATTAAGACAGGGCATATTTTACTTTCTTGTAAAGGCTTTTGTAAAATGATTGAATATGATTTGAATTCTAGTGTTAACATTATACATCAATGTAACTGCTCTTTCACTTGTTTTTCAGGTGTTGGTCATATGTCGGTCGCACATCTCCTGGAGCTCAGACTCTTTCCATTGGAATTGGCTGTGGAACAAAAGGCATTGTTGAGCATGAGTTTCTCCATGCACTGGGATTTTGGCATGAGCAGTCAAGATATGACAGAGATGATTATGTGACCATCAACTTTACAAATATCATTACAGGTTGTCCTGTATATTTTTAACtagcattattaatattttgttttgtttgcttgttttaaattgttatcaCTTAAATAAGCCATTGCCTATGGACAACCACATCAATAATTCCATCAGTCATTATTTTCAGGGAAGAAGAGCAATTTTAACAAATACAATAAGAACATTTCCACCACTCAAGACACCCCATATGACTACTACTCTGTGatgcattataataaaaatgcctTCAGCAACGGTAATGGATCCACAATCATTACCAAGCGTCCTGAGCTCCAGGATGTGACTGGTCAACGCTTGGACATGAGTGAATATGATGTGATTGAACTCAACAAATGCTATAAATGCAGTGAGTATTTCCCacaatgttttcatttgtggtgtatattttgaaaagtatataaagacACTTATCACATTCtccaaaagaaataaaagtccAGAGAAAACATGTTATGAATAGAAATTGTAATGAATTGATTTTTGCCTCAaacatgtttgtctgtttgtattACAGATTCGTCCGTCTCTTTCCTTGATCACTGTAGTTTTGATGATGATTCTCTGTGTCAAATGAGCGTCTGTTCTGCTGCTGATTATGGCTGGAAGAGAGTGACGTCAGTGAGTGGCATCAGTGTGACTGACCACACATACTTGGGCAAAGAACAAAATGGTGAGATCTGTTACAGTCAGTCTGTGGATAAAAGTGTAAGTTTTGACAGTGTGTGCTTTGTCACAGAAGGAGACTTTAGGGTGTAAGATAAACTATATTTTCATTGCCCAACCCACCCCTCTCCCCCCCATCCAGTTCCACAACCTGTTTTATTGTCTGTAGGGACGTCTTTCTTCATCCACTTCAGCACTAAGGGGGGGAATAAAGGGGGATGCCAGAATGGAGAGCAAGACAATGACCCCTAAAAGAGACTGCAAAGTTCAGTGCCTGCAGTTCTACTACTATCACAGTGGTCATGAGTCTGACCAGCTCAACATCTGGATCCGAGAGTACCAGAATGAAACAGACAGCAAAGGAACTCTCAGGCTTATGGATCAAATCACAGGTCAGTCTTTTGTTCAAATACTTATAAAACATATAGGCCTGTATATCAGAATGTTCCTTACATTTTTGAAGTTACTTAGAGTTTATTTTCTGCAGGACCCCCTGGTAAATACTGGAAGCTGCATCATGTGCCACTGAATGCAAATAAAACCAAGTTGTATTTGAAGCCCGTAAAGGAGCTGGAAACTCCAGTGGAGGATTTTCACTGGATGATATCAATATTTCAGAGACTGAGTGTCCCCATACATGGCAGATAAGAGACTTTGAGAAGATTATGAACAACAGTGTGTTTGGAACTGTGATGTACAGTCCGTTGTATTACTCCAGTGATGGCTATCGCTTTCAGGCTGGCTTAGTTGTGTATCAGAATTATCTTTTAATATATGTTCGTCTGGTATCTGGTGTATATGATGACCAGTTGCAGTGGCCTTGTCCATGGAGACAAATAACCGTCCAGATGTTTGACCAGAACCCACACATACAGAAGCGCATGTCCTCTGAGAAAAGCATCACCACTAATCCTGCTTTGGCTTCTTCCAGTGAGATCTTTAATGCAATCTGATTATTTTTCAGACTATGTTTGCCTAATTGAAAAAGTGATAATTTGAGgcttttaaatgtcatttaaaagccGTTTTGTGTTGTAACAGATGTCAGTTATTACTGGGACAATCCTCGAAAAGGTGGAAATCAAGTCATCATCAGCAATGAGTCTGTGTTTGTGGGTACTTGGACTCATTCATATAATGTAAGAAGAGATGATCTCACTGGAAGAGAGTTTATCAAGGGTGGTGACATCATATTTTGCTTCAGCATTCAAGGTAAGTTTTGCTAAGTAACTTCAGAGAACAAGATGAACTTCTGTATTAAGAGCAAACTGAGCATAATTATAATGATGGTGAGAAATCAGTTGGACATCTATGATGTATTTCAGTTGTGTCCAAATTTCTGactatgtttatataaatgttgtttACCAATCCAGATATCTCAGGGCTTCTTCAGAATCACTCTCTACCCTGCCCTAAAGTGACAGTGAAAAACTTCAATGTTACTTCTGATGCGAGTGCACAACAGGAATCATGTGCTCCAAGGTAAATATCATTTTAACCTCTGTTGTACCCTCATTCAAAATacactaaactaaaatatattttgaatatattactacattttaaaaaatgtagctgAAGGGCAGTGTTTTACagttctaaatattaaaaaactattttaaatatagctACAAAATGGTGGTCAAAAAGAGTTCAGATAATGCTGCGAATTTTGCATGTGATTATAAAAATCTAACAGCTTGTTTtccgttttgttttgtttactagACTTTTTCCTACACCTCAGATGACctctacaacaacaacaaaaacaacaacaacaacagcagcaacaacaacaagaacTATAACAGGAACTCCAACTACACCAGGAACCACTAAGGGGTAAGACATCATCTCATAGTTCCAATTTTTTATAAGGTTCATAACAGCTTAATTACTGTATTACTGTCAATATGTGACCAAACAGTTATAAAAAGgtgttaataatatatattgtgaATATACTGCAGTCGTGGGTAAAGTGCATTGTTCGACACTAGACACTAGACTAGACAATAGAGCATATTCACAATACAACACAGCTTCAGGTaccttactgttttttttaaattgttatttcatattaaaaacatgacaaacacattacactaaaacattattttaattaatttttattattttaaagtggcATCCCTCTGCTGGAACACATACTCCTTGATATAACAGAACATTGATATGCAACAAATTTTTTTGCATCTGATTATATATATctcacagtatttatttatttatttttatttatttttaccagtGTTCTTCCTACACCTCAGATAACCTCaacaactaaaacaacaacTAGAGGAACCACTGAAGGGTAAGACATAGTCTCATAGACCTTGGGGACCATAGTCATGGGTAAAGTACGCTGTTAGACACAACACACACTAGagaataattacattataacaGCTTCAGGTACCTTTCTGCTTTTTAAATAGTTATCTCATATTAAAACATGAAGGATACATttcaatacatatatatattgtactgtaaataggGCTGGGTACTGATACACATTTCCCGATTCAATATGATTCCAACTCACGAAATTGATATGATAATGATTCATATGGATGTTTTTCAGTTAATccatatttgctttatttatgaaatggCTTTACAGAAAGTGAGGATATCCACAAATGTGTTCAAGTCTGTTTCTGATAGATTCAGTGAGTTGAATTAATGAAGGATTTGTGTCTTGGCAAAACAGTAACTcgtctttttaaataattcattaataggACTGTCATTTGTTTATAGGAAGatcatttgtttgtaaaattatttactgCATACACATTACAAGATGTacattatcaaaatatattatttttttccctattgcattaataatgtttatttttacatttgtacttcttttttttagtgaatgtGTGGACATATTTTGCAATTCCAGTGCCAAGACGGCTTCCTCTCTGATCATCTTGGTGGTTTGCTTTCTTTTGCTATTGAGTTAATCAtgagaaaacaatattttcagCCCTATATATCTGACTACACAAGAGTTCACAAGAATTGCATCTttcttcaggtttttttttctatatgtgTATGAGCAGTAAATGTGTATTGTTATTAAAGAAGCTGCACAGATTACATGTATACTCATTTATCTACGATCAATGTTAATCTTGGTGTTAATCACAGTGCTTACCAATTTATTGTTAAGCTCATTCATAAATGTATGAGAggttaaagtaaatatttaccatatgtgattttttttttttttttaattttgatgaaacACTACATGAATGCTATTGGTTTTAAAATACTAATGTTaccttgaaatgttaaaacGATTATTAAAAGAAATCTACGCACTCAGATTTTGCCTGCAACATTTTATTGTCATCAAGTGGCACATGGTAGAGCTTCCACTATGAACAAAAggacataaacatttattttagatgtcTAAAAAAGTGAGGAAAGTGTCCTGATAATCTGTATAATGACAAGCACAATTTGAGgagctgaaaaagaaaacatttacacTAGGTTTTTTGTCAAGCTGATTGGTGATTGGCTTTTAGATGgtgtatgtgtgcatttatGCGTCAAAGCAGCGCAATAATATAGAACAGTGATTAAACTGAAAGGTTTTAATACACTGGCCTTGTCACATACAGCATTGTTCAGTATGTTTGCATTGTATatctgtttttaaagaaacttttaaaaagtttaaaaatcttcaGAAACTATTTGCATGAAaatcaaatattgttttttgtttaatcgtataatttaaatatgtttatgcaCTGTATAAATACAGAACGCATTAAGAGGGGTGGGCATGGGGGGAGGTGGTGGTATTGGCACAGTGGTtaaccagaaaaattaaaaatggcacaTCATGCTGAAAAGGTTGCCGACCCCTGCcttaaagggagagttcacccagaaatgaaaattgtgtcattagttactcacccttttgttgttccaaaacttgttagacctttgttcatcttcagaacgcaaattaagatatttttgatgaaattcaagagctctCTCtatccatagacagcaagggtactaccagGGTCAAGCCACAGAAACGCAGTAAGAAATGataaatgtgacatcagtggttcaactgtaaatactacaaaatactttttgtgcgcaaagaaaacaaaaataacaaaaaaaattatgtggtgctgctgatgtaGAACAAGTCCTGCACCTTGAGTCATGATACTCTCCATAATGGCACTAGGTTAATGTAGAGGAgaataattgttgaataaagtcattatttttgttttatttacccacaaaaagtatttttgtagcttcttaaaattaaggttgaaccatgatgtcacatggactgttttacaGATGACCGGTGcttttctgtgccttgaccatGGTAGCACCCATGCTGTCTATGGAAGGTCAGAGAgatttcggatttcatcaaaaattgtTGAATGAGTGAACTTTATTCCACTATAAGTTCAGACACTCTCTTCTCAAATAGTGTCCTATTAAGTGTATTAGGGGAGGTTAAGGACACCGCCAGTGAAGAAGAACTGGGTGAAACTGTAATAGCAACAATACGGTCAAAGAAATCCATCAAGCATTCTACgggaaaacaaatgtaaaaattccTGGATGGACACAGAAACACTTTCTGTGCAAATGGCTGCTTATTTACATGATCCTGCAGCAGTTGAAGTTACTTCATCAAACATTGTTTGCTCTCTGTGTTCTTTAGTGtctcaaaacaattttttaaatgactgtgAAACTGCTTCAGATGTTTCAGTGAGAAAGTGGCCAGTCAGTCATAGCCCATGGtatgcacagtacacacagCTGCAAGTACCACTGATCAGACGGGATGGCACATCGAGCATGACATGTGCACCTTATATTGTTGCCATTGTGGGTATTGTCGATCAGAGCGCCAATCTCACGATCACAAAATCGCCAGTCTGATTTTAGTCAGAGGGTGTATGTCGACTAATACCTTTTTGTCAGCCGCCTACTGCTTGCACTTTACaaaaagtttagtttatttagtctTGAGCTTTCAGTTTGTTCTATCCTGGCCGTATATTTGAGGTAACAAAAGCCACCTCACAATTTACTAGTCATAATGATTTCAGCAGAGTCTAAAATgaattaagaaataatttatattttgccaggcataataaaacatcaatcaaaaagaataaattcaataaatcaATATAGCGAATACATCAATTAAAAAGAATGCATTAGCATTTAGTTACACAACTGATcagcataaaacacaaaacatagaATAAGAAAAATAGTGTTGAAATAATTTCAAAGAGTCAGCATACCTGGCAAATAGAGAGACACACAGAGACAAGTTCTGCTAACAGATGCTTCCTTAAATGTTTCACCAATCCTCTTTAAATACCCAAATCATTAGCATAATAAAAACTTCACAGGACTTTTGCTGGGACATGAGGTGACCTGACAGCCATATCTAACCTGGAGTAGAAAATTACATCTGGCAAAGACCTTATCAGGGGCACAACCCACCCCAGTGGAACAGAATTTCCTCagatttaaaatctttatttttggtCTGTTTTACTGGCGTGGGACTGAGATCATATTTCCATATACATATTATTCTGATTGTACTGTCATGAATGttataatttaacatgttaactgaggcctgtagagtctgaggtgtagttctttgGTTGTCTGACATTTCTCTGAGCGTTAcatggtctgatcttggggtgcaTTTGCTGGGACACCCACTCCTGGGCAGATTGGTGTCTGTTTtgaatgtcttccacttgtgaataaacttcctGACTGTGAATTAATGGAGTTCAAATTGTGTGGAAATGGCCTTCATATTCGTCCCAG
The sequence above is drawn from the Labeo rohita strain BAU-BD-2019 chromosome 16, IGBB_LRoh.1.0, whole genome shotgun sequence genome and encodes:
- the LOC127178594 gene encoding LOW QUALITY PROTEIN: meprin A subunit beta (The sequence of the model RefSeq protein was modified relative to this genomic sequence to represent the inferred CDS: inserted 3 bases in 2 codons) — translated: MEGHSRYKQSVNYKGVILRAFEQFRLKSCIDFKPRTAEDISYISVESREGCWSYVGRTSPGAQTLSIGIGCGTKGIVEHEFLHALGFWHEQSRYDRDDYVTINFTNIITGKKSNFNKYNKNISTTQDTPYDYYSVMHYNKNAFSNGNGSTIITKRPELQDVTGQRLDMSEYDVIELNKCYKCNSSVSFLDHCSFDDDSLCQMSVCSAADYGWKRVTSVSGISVTDHTYLGKEQNGEICYSQSVDKRTSFFIHFSTKGGNKGXDARMESKTMTPKRDCKVQCLQFYYYHSGHESDQLNIWIREYQNETDSKGTLRLMDQITGPPGKYWKLHHVPLNANKXQVVFEARKGAGNSSGGFSLDDINISETECPHTWQIRDFEKIMNNSVFGTVMYSPLYYSSDGYRFQAGLVVYQNYLLIYVRLVSGVYDDQLQWPCPWRQITVQMFDQNPHIQKRMSSEKSITTNPALASSNVSYYWDNPRKGGNQVIISNESVFVGTWTHSYNVRRDDLTGREFIKGGDIIFCFSIQDISGLLQNHSLPCPKVTVKNFNVTSDASAQQESCAPRLFPTPQMTSTTTTKTTTTTAATTTRTITGTPTTPGTTKGVLPTPQITSTTKTTTRGTTEGECVDIFCNSSAKTASSLIILVVCFLLLLS